A single region of the Mycobacterium lentiflavum genome encodes:
- a CDS encoding hemophore, with the protein MKTGMLTGRRTLVAGLFAAAVPAAAVALMAGPPATGANDPCAASEIARTIGSVSKSMGDYLDSHPETNHAMTTVLQQQAGPDSVTGLKSYFEGNPRVAADVAGIAQPLTNLSMQCKLPISIPQAMGMMQQAQGAGGVPALPVSPAAGQGTAPAPGAGGALPGPSRPNKVG; encoded by the coding sequence ATGAAGACAGGGATGCTGACCGGACGGCGCACGCTCGTTGCAGGGTTGTTCGCGGCCGCAGTGCCCGCCGCGGCCGTCGCACTGATGGCCGGGCCGCCGGCGACCGGCGCCAACGACCCGTGCGCGGCCAGCGAGATTGCCCGGACGATCGGTTCGGTCTCCAAGTCGATGGGCGACTACCTGGACTCGCACCCGGAGACCAACCACGCGATGACCACGGTGCTGCAGCAGCAGGCCGGCCCGGACTCGGTCACCGGGCTGAAGTCCTACTTCGAGGGCAACCCCAGGGTGGCCGCCGATGTGGCCGGGATCGCGCAGCCGCTGACCAACCTGTCGATGCAGTGCAAGCTGCCGATCAGCATTCCCCAGGCCATGGGCATGATGCAGCAGGCCCAAGGCGCCGGCGGGGTGCCTGCGTTGCCTGTCTCGCCGGCCGCCGGCCAGGGCACTGCGCCCGCGCCCGGAGCGGGTGGCGCACTGCCCGGCCCCTCGCGGCCGAACAAAGTCGGCTAG
- a CDS encoding AI-2E family transporter, with amino-acid sequence MPANSDDDSVEPLVRNTAAWAWRLLAIFAAALAFFWVVAKLEIIVVPVLLALMISALLVPVVDWLDRQGLPRGGAVALVLLGGFAVLGGILAFVVTQFIVGLPDLTEQVTRSIDTTRRWLIEGPVHLRSEQITNAGNAAIQALHNNQSKLTSGALNTAATLTELLTAAVLVLFTLIFFLYGGRNIFAYTVKIFPIGVRDRVMEAGRAGYGSLIAYVRATFLVAFTDAAGVGAGLAIMGVPLALPLASLVFLGAFIPLIGALISGLVAVVVALLTKGIVYALITLGLLVVINQIESHLLQPLVMGRAVSIHPLGVVLAISTGGVLAGIVGALLAVPTVAFLNNAIQVLLARDPAVEAEKLDEEAEGRVVLHAQADEPEQRTD; translated from the coding sequence ATGCCGGCAAATTCCGACGACGACTCGGTCGAGCCCCTTGTCCGCAACACCGCAGCCTGGGCCTGGCGTTTGCTGGCCATCTTCGCTGCGGCACTCGCGTTCTTCTGGGTGGTGGCCAAGCTGGAGATTATCGTCGTCCCGGTGCTGCTGGCCCTGATGATCAGCGCGCTGCTGGTACCGGTCGTGGACTGGCTGGATCGGCAGGGTCTGCCGCGCGGCGGTGCCGTCGCATTGGTGCTGCTGGGCGGGTTCGCGGTGCTGGGCGGCATCCTCGCGTTCGTCGTCACCCAGTTCATCGTCGGTTTGCCAGACCTGACCGAGCAGGTAACCCGCAGCATCGACACCACCCGGCGGTGGCTGATCGAAGGGCCGGTGCATCTGCGCAGCGAGCAGATCACCAACGCCGGCAACGCCGCGATCCAGGCGCTGCACAACAATCAGTCGAAGTTGACCAGCGGCGCGCTCAACACCGCGGCCACCCTGACCGAACTGCTCACCGCAGCGGTGCTGGTGCTGTTCACCCTGATTTTCTTCCTCTACGGCGGCCGCAACATCTTCGCCTACACGGTCAAGATCTTCCCGATCGGCGTGCGCGACCGGGTCATGGAGGCGGGCCGAGCGGGATACGGCTCGCTGATCGCCTACGTCCGGGCCACCTTCCTGGTGGCCTTCACCGATGCGGCCGGGGTGGGCGCCGGGCTGGCCATCATGGGCGTTCCGCTGGCGCTACCCCTGGCGTCGCTGGTGTTTCTCGGCGCCTTCATCCCGCTGATCGGTGCCCTGATCTCGGGGCTGGTGGCCGTGGTGGTCGCGTTGCTGACCAAGGGCATCGTCTACGCGCTGATCACGCTCGGCTTGCTGGTCGTGATCAACCAGATCGAGTCGCATCTGCTGCAGCCGCTGGTGATGGGCCGCGCGGTCTCGATTCACCCGCTTGGGGTGGTGCTGGCGATCTCCACCGGCGGTGTGCTCGCCGGGATCGTCGGCGCGCTGCTGGCGGTCCCGACGGTGGCGTTCCTCAACAACGCGATCCAGGTGCTGCTGGCCCGGGATCCAGCCGTCGAAGCCGAAAAGCTGGACGAGGAGGCCGAAGGCAGGGTCGTTTTACACGCCCAGGCGGACGAGCCCGAGCAGCGGACCGACTAG
- a CDS encoding lysylphosphatidylglycerol synthase transmembrane domain-containing protein gives MPHHAPIRNLRLPGGGAFAHEGEPLTQARERQTSRGKYRWVRWAVLGLVAIVLGVEVALGWDQLAKAWTSLFQANWWWLLAAVAAAAASMHSFAQIQRTLLRSAAVHVKQLRSEAAFYAANSLSTTLPGGPVLSATFLLRQQRIWGASTVVASWQLVMSGVLQAVGLALLGLGGAFFLGAKNNPFSLLFTLGGFIALLLLSQAVASRPELIEGIGTRILSRFNSVRGKPVDTHLAKWREILMQLESVSLGRRDLGVAFSWSMFNWIADVACLAFAAYAAGDHASIAGLTVAYAAARAVGTIPLMPGGLLVVEAVLVPGLVSSGMSLPNAISAMLLYRLISWLLISAIGWVVFFFVFRTEHPGGSDDDPPTGPLPLIEPQLRYWNDDPSADALQGPLPPPENR, from the coding sequence GTGCCGCACCACGCGCCCATCCGCAACCTCCGCTTGCCGGGCGGCGGCGCGTTTGCGCATGAGGGTGAGCCGCTGACTCAGGCGCGGGAGAGGCAGACATCGCGCGGCAAATACCGGTGGGTGCGCTGGGCGGTGCTGGGCCTGGTCGCGATCGTGCTCGGCGTCGAGGTCGCCCTGGGCTGGGATCAGCTAGCCAAGGCGTGGACGAGCCTGTTCCAGGCCAACTGGTGGTGGCTGCTTGCGGCGGTAGCGGCGGCGGCCGCCTCGATGCACAGCTTCGCCCAGATCCAGCGCACTCTGCTGAGGTCCGCCGCGGTGCACGTCAAGCAGCTGCGCTCGGAGGCCGCGTTCTACGCCGCCAACTCGCTGAGTACTACGCTGCCGGGCGGACCGGTGCTGTCGGCGACGTTTTTGCTTCGGCAGCAACGCATTTGGGGAGCCTCGACCGTGGTGGCGTCCTGGCAATTGGTGATGTCCGGCGTGCTGCAGGCGGTCGGGTTGGCGCTGCTCGGGTTGGGCGGCGCCTTCTTCCTGGGCGCGAAGAACAACCCCTTCTCGTTGTTGTTCACCCTCGGCGGCTTCATCGCGTTGCTGCTGCTGTCTCAGGCGGTGGCCTCGCGGCCGGAGCTGATCGAGGGCATCGGCACCCGCATCCTGTCGCGGTTCAACTCGGTGCGCGGCAAGCCGGTCGACACACACCTGGCGAAGTGGCGCGAGATCCTGATGCAACTCGAGTCGGTCAGCCTGGGCCGGCGCGACCTCGGGGTGGCGTTCAGCTGGTCGATGTTCAACTGGATTGCCGACGTCGCCTGCCTCGCGTTCGCCGCATACGCCGCCGGCGACCACGCGTCGATCGCCGGGCTGACGGTGGCCTACGCCGCCGCCCGCGCCGTCGGCACGATTCCGCTGATGCCGGGCGGGCTGCTGGTCGTCGAGGCCGTGCTGGTGCCCGGGCTGGTGTCCAGCGGCATGTCACTGCCCAACGCGATCTCGGCGATGCTGCTCTACCGGCTGATCAGCTGGCTGCTCATCTCGGCGATCGGCTGGGTGGTGTTCTTCTTCGTGTTCCGCACCGAGCACCCGGGCGGTTCCGACGACGACCCCCCGACCGGTCCGCTGCCGCTCATCGAGCCACAGTTGCGGTACTGGAACGACGATCCCAGCGCCGACGCGCTGCAGGGTCCGTTACCGCCGCCGGAGAACCGCTAG
- the trmB gene encoding tRNA (guanosine(46)-N7)-methyltransferase TrmB has product MGHHGQMHAQPGVGTCPDAPAEVGAGLDTEESVSPASDPDGSHDPQRGYLPATSFRSRRSTLSGGQRETWDRRWPAIGLSDIPRRFEPLDTRAWFGRQAPLVLEIGCGSGTSTLAMARDEPEIDVIAVEVYKRGLAQLLCAIDREQVSNIRLIRGNGIDVLQHLIAPASLTGFRLYFPDPWPKARHHKRRFLQPATVGLIADRLLPGGVLHAATDHPGYAEQMAEVGDAEPRLCRVEPGSGLPISTERPTTKYELKAQEAGHSVSEFIWKRR; this is encoded by the coding sequence ATGGGCCACCATGGACAAATGCATGCGCAACCCGGGGTCGGGACGTGTCCCGATGCACCGGCGGAGGTGGGAGCCGGCCTGGACACCGAAGAAAGTGTGTCGCCGGCGTCGGATCCGGACGGTTCGCACGACCCTCAACGGGGCTATCTACCGGCGACCAGCTTCCGCTCCAGGCGTTCCACCCTGTCCGGCGGCCAGCGGGAGACCTGGGACCGGCGGTGGCCGGCGATCGGCCTCTCCGACATTCCGCGCCGCTTCGAACCGCTCGACACCCGGGCGTGGTTCGGCAGGCAGGCGCCGCTCGTGCTCGAGATCGGCTGCGGCAGCGGCACGTCGACGCTGGCGATGGCCCGCGATGAACCCGAAATCGATGTGATCGCCGTGGAGGTCTACAAGCGGGGCCTGGCCCAGCTGCTGTGCGCGATCGACCGCGAGCAGGTCAGCAATATCCGGTTGATCCGCGGCAACGGGATCGACGTGCTGCAGCATCTGATCGCACCGGCCTCGCTGACCGGGTTTCGCCTCTACTTTCCCGATCCGTGGCCGAAGGCGCGCCACCACAAACGCCGCTTCCTGCAACCGGCCACGGTTGGCTTGATCGCCGACCGGTTACTCCCGGGGGGTGTCCTGCACGCCGCGACGGACCACCCCGGCTACGCCGAGCAGATGGCCGAAGTCGGCGACGCCGAACCGCGACTGTGTCGCGTTGAACCCGGCAGCGGGCTGCCGATCTCGACCGAGCGCCCGACGACCAAATACGAGCTGAAAGCCCAAGAAGCGGGCCACTCCGTATCCGAGTTCATCTGGAAAAGACGATGA
- a CDS encoding MMPL family transporter, translating into MFAWWGRTVYRYRYIVIGVMVALCLGGGVFGMSLGKHVTQSGFYDDGSQSVAASILGDKTYGRDRTSQIVAIFTAPDGKTVDDPVWRKQTVDELNKFVKDHPNQVLGWAGWLALAPGTDPPNAQIKGMATEDRKHTFVTIPLKGDDDDTILNNYKLIEPALQKLNGGKVELAGLEPVASALTGTIATDQKLLEYLGLPLVTVVLFLVFGGAVAAGLPVIVGGLSIAGALGILRFAAIFGPVHFFAQPVVSLIGFGIAIDYGLFIVSRFREEIAEGYDTEAAVRRTVMTAGRTVVFSAALIIACSASLLVLPQGFVHSLTYAIFAAVGLAALLSITLLPAALGILGRNVDALGVRTAFRVPFLRNWKVSRVFLEWLAERLQKTKTREEVEAGFWGKLVTTVMKRPLAFAIPIAVGMILLVIPLGNLSLGGMSEKYLPPDNAVRMAQEHFDKLFPGYRTEQLTVVIKSNNHSKVTDQQVADIRNRISGITGFTDKTWEERPCPVIAGNPCVAGPNGTTQPKDDSVRVIQNGLVNKNDAQKKINELRAINPPKGLTLLVGGTPALEQDSIQSLFDKAPLMLVLLLSASLLLMFLAFGSVVLPIKAALMSALTLGSTLGILTWIFVDGHFSTWLNFTPTPLMVVLIALVVAVGFGLATDYEVFLVSRMVEARERGMSTAEAIRIGTATTGRLITAAALVLAVVAGSFMFSDLVMMKYLAFGLAAALLLDATVVRMFLVPSVMKLLGDDCWWAPRWARRLQNKIGLGETDLPDERKRSAVNGRTIRPPVAASLVAAKPRAPHDPTHPGAPPEPSRPSEPRPAAELPAGPSRTPSRPSQPTEAKTTRFSAQGNADPRPAAAPPAPPPSAGQTRAMPVPGNHEGTADPTTALPVMRSEGNDSDPATEKMNARGQGGQADGGDNARPRRRAGGGLSAQDLLRREGRL; encoded by the coding sequence GTGTTCGCCTGGTGGGGTCGAACCGTGTACCGCTACAGGTACATCGTGATCGGGGTCATGGTGGCTCTGTGTCTTGGCGGCGGCGTCTTCGGGATGAGCCTGGGTAAGCATGTCACGCAGAGTGGGTTCTACGACGACGGCAGCCAGTCCGTTGCCGCGTCGATTCTGGGTGACAAGACCTACGGACGCGACCGCACCAGTCAGATCGTGGCGATCTTCACCGCCCCCGACGGCAAGACCGTCGACGACCCGGTGTGGCGAAAGCAAACCGTCGACGAGCTGAACAAGTTCGTCAAGGACCATCCCAACCAGGTGCTCGGCTGGGCCGGCTGGCTGGCGTTGGCCCCCGGTACCGACCCCCCGAACGCCCAGATCAAGGGCATGGCGACGGAGGACAGGAAGCACACCTTCGTCACCATCCCGCTCAAGGGCGACGACGACGACACCATTCTCAACAACTACAAGCTCATCGAGCCGGCCCTGCAGAAGCTCAACGGCGGCAAGGTCGAACTCGCCGGACTCGAGCCCGTCGCCAGCGCGCTGACCGGCACCATTGCCACCGACCAGAAGCTCCTGGAGTATCTGGGCCTCCCGCTGGTGACGGTGGTGCTGTTCCTGGTGTTCGGCGGCGCCGTCGCCGCCGGCCTACCGGTCATCGTGGGGGGCCTGAGCATCGCGGGGGCATTGGGCATCCTGCGCTTCGCCGCCATCTTCGGCCCGGTGCACTTCTTCGCTCAGCCGGTGGTCTCGCTGATCGGATTCGGTATCGCCATCGACTACGGCCTCTTCATCGTCAGCCGCTTCCGGGAGGAGATCGCCGAGGGCTACGACACCGAGGCCGCGGTGCGGCGCACGGTGATGACGGCCGGTCGTACGGTCGTCTTCTCGGCGGCGCTGATCATCGCCTGCAGCGCCAGCCTGCTGGTGCTGCCGCAGGGCTTCGTGCACTCGCTGACCTATGCGATCTTCGCCGCGGTCGGGCTTGCCGCACTGCTGTCGATCACCTTGCTGCCGGCGGCCCTGGGCATCCTCGGGCGCAACGTCGACGCTTTGGGCGTGCGGACCGCCTTCCGAGTCCCGTTCTTGCGCAACTGGAAGGTTTCCCGGGTCTTCCTGGAATGGCTCGCCGAGCGGCTGCAGAAGACCAAGACCCGCGAAGAGGTCGAGGCCGGCTTCTGGGGCAAGCTCGTCACGACCGTGATGAAGCGCCCGCTGGCCTTCGCCATCCCGATCGCCGTTGGCATGATCCTGCTGGTCATCCCGCTGGGCAACCTGTCGCTCGGCGGCATGAGCGAGAAATACCTGCCACCCGACAACGCCGTGCGCATGGCGCAGGAACACTTCGACAAGCTGTTTCCCGGGTACCGGACCGAGCAGTTGACGGTGGTGATCAAGAGCAACAACCACAGCAAGGTCACCGACCAGCAGGTCGCCGACATCCGCAACCGGATCTCGGGGATCACCGGGTTCACCGACAAGACGTGGGAGGAGCGCCCCTGCCCGGTGATCGCCGGCAACCCCTGCGTCGCGGGGCCGAACGGGACCACCCAGCCCAAGGACGATTCGGTGCGGGTGATCCAGAACGGCCTGGTCAACAAGAACGATGCCCAGAAGAAAATCAACGAGCTACGGGCGATCAACCCGCCGAAGGGGCTGACCCTGCTGGTCGGCGGCACACCGGCGCTGGAGCAGGACAGCATCCAGAGCCTGTTCGACAAGGCTCCGCTGATGCTGGTGTTGCTGCTCAGCGCCAGCCTGTTGTTGATGTTCCTGGCATTCGGGTCGGTGGTGTTGCCGATCAAGGCCGCGCTGATGAGCGCGCTGACGCTCGGCTCCACCCTGGGCATCCTGACGTGGATCTTCGTCGACGGGCACTTCTCGACCTGGCTCAACTTCACCCCGACGCCGCTGATGGTGGTGCTGATCGCGCTGGTCGTCGCGGTGGGCTTCGGTCTGGCCACCGACTACGAGGTTTTCCTGGTGTCCCGCATGGTCGAGGCCCGTGAACGCGGCATGTCGACCGCCGAGGCCATCCGGATCGGTACCGCGACGACCGGGCGTTTGATCACGGCCGCCGCGCTGGTGCTCGCCGTGGTCGCCGGCTCGTTCATGTTCTCCGATCTGGTGATGATGAAGTATCTGGCGTTCGGCTTGGCGGCGGCGCTATTGCTGGACGCGACCGTGGTCCGGATGTTCCTGGTGCCCTCGGTGATGAAGCTGCTCGGCGACGACTGCTGGTGGGCCCCGCGCTGGGCCCGGCGGCTGCAGAACAAGATCGGCCTGGGCGAAACCGATCTGCCTGACGAGCGCAAGCGCAGCGCCGTCAACGGGCGCACGATCCGGCCGCCGGTCGCGGCCAGCCTGGTCGCCGCCAAACCGCGGGCGCCGCACGACCCCACGCACCCCGGCGCGCCCCCGGAGCCGTCGCGGCCGTCCGAGCCGCGACCCGCAGCGGAGCTGCCCGCGGGGCCGAGCCGCACCCCTTCCCGGCCCAGCCAGCCAACCGAAGCCAAGACGACGCGCTTCTCGGCTCAGGGCAACGCCGACCCACGGCCCGCGGCGGCGCCGCCCGCGCCGCCGCCGTCGGCCGGCCAGACCCGGGCCATGCCGGTTCCCGGCAACCACGAGGGCACGGCCGACCCGACCACCGCGCTTCCGGTGATGCGTTCGGAGGGCAACGATTCCGACCCCGCCACCGAGAAGATGAACGCTCGCGGGCAGGGCGGCCAGGCTGACGGTGGCGACAATGCGCGTCCGCGCCGCCGCGCGGGCGGTGGGCTGTCCGCGCAGGATCTGCTACGCCGCGAGGGACGACTCTAG
- a CDS encoding MMPL family transporter, translating into MMRLSRSLRRYRWLVFTGWLLALVPAIYLALTQSGNLTGGGFEVAGSQSLKVHDQLEEQYHDLGASSLALVAAPRPDASYDDMNNAVAQLRQIIGEFPGVTEKTNPTQRPPQPDRPYVLTLRLDARNAGTSDIAKRLRQQVGVKGDQSGQTADGRVRLYVIGQGALSAAAAANTKHDIAKAEQWNLPIILIVLLAVFGSLAAAAIPLALGVCTVVVTMGLVYFLSAYTTMSVFVTSTVSMFGIALAVDYSLFILMRFREELRSGRQHREAVDAAMATSGLAVVLSGLTVVASLTGIYLINTPALKSMATGAIMAVAVAMLTSTTLTPAALATFGRAAAKRSVLLHWSRRPESTQSRFWNRWVSAVMRRPWISSIAAATVLLAMAAPATSMVLGNSLLRQFDSAHEIRAGVAGASQALGPGALGPIQVMVSFPDGSASAPEHSQTLAAIRQRMAQAPHIVSVTPPQFADDNSSALLSAVLSVDPEDMGARQSVDWMRAQLPQVPNEGTARVDVGGPTALIKDFDDRVSATEPLVLLFVAAIAFVMLLLSIHSVFLAFKGVVMTLLSVAAAYGSLVMVFQWGWLRDLGFAHITSIDSTVPPLVLAMTFGLSMDYEIFLLTRIRERFLHTGNTRDAVAYGVSTSARTITSAALIMIAVFIGFAFAGMPLVAEIGVACAVAIAVDATVVRLVLVPALMAMFAQWNWWLPGWLRRVLPSVDFDRPLPEVDLGDVVVIPDDISALTAPSADVRMVLKSAAKLKHLAPDAITVADPLAFTGCGRNCKGADEVRGQGPGQIPHQVNIGDGDAVAVTLGEKNGSNGQTRAASGAKKLVDGLASRNGIARAIPWGDRPVHPVTLWRSRLSIAIDALEAGARDRNRPQYARRSPVETTHVQLPTGDRLQVPTGAETLRLKSYLIMSRNSSRDYAEFADMVDTLEPETAAVVLAGMDRYYCCQPPRQQWITSQLVRRLADPNPSDLPDAVSEPDARADWDDVRQRCLSVAVAMLEEAR; encoded by the coding sequence ATGATGCGCCTCAGCCGCAGCCTGCGCAGGTACCGCTGGTTGGTCTTCACAGGCTGGTTGTTGGCATTGGTCCCGGCGATCTACTTGGCGTTGACGCAGTCCGGGAATCTCACCGGCGGTGGTTTCGAAGTGGCCGGTTCGCAGTCGTTGAAGGTCCACGATCAGCTCGAGGAGCAGTATCACGACCTCGGCGCGTCGTCGTTGGCCCTGGTGGCCGCCCCGCGCCCCGACGCCAGCTATGACGACATGAACAACGCCGTGGCGCAGCTGCGCCAGATCATCGGCGAATTCCCCGGCGTCACCGAGAAAACCAACCCCACCCAGCGGCCGCCGCAGCCCGACCGGCCGTATGTCCTGACGCTGCGGCTCGACGCCCGCAACGCCGGCACCAGCGACATCGCCAAACGGCTAAGGCAGCAGGTGGGCGTCAAGGGCGACCAGTCCGGGCAGACGGCGGACGGCCGGGTTCGGCTCTACGTGATCGGGCAGGGCGCGCTCAGTGCGGCCGCCGCCGCGAACACCAAACACGACATCGCCAAAGCCGAACAATGGAACCTGCCGATCATCCTGATCGTCTTGCTCGCGGTGTTCGGCTCGCTGGCCGCCGCGGCCATACCGCTGGCGCTCGGCGTCTGCACGGTCGTGGTGACCATGGGACTGGTCTATTTCCTGTCGGCCTACACCACGATGTCGGTGTTCGTGACCTCGACGGTGTCGATGTTCGGTATCGCGCTGGCGGTGGACTATTCGCTGTTCATCTTGATGCGGTTCCGCGAGGAATTGCGGTCCGGGCGCCAGCACCGCGAGGCCGTCGACGCCGCGATGGCCACCTCCGGGCTGGCGGTGGTGCTGTCCGGGTTGACCGTCGTCGCGTCCCTGACGGGGATCTACCTGATCAACACCCCCGCGCTGAAATCGATGGCCACCGGCGCGATCATGGCCGTCGCGGTCGCGATGCTGACCTCGACTACGTTGACGCCCGCGGCGCTGGCGACGTTCGGCCGGGCGGCCGCCAAGCGTTCGGTGCTACTGCATTGGTCGCGGCGACCGGAAAGCACGCAGTCCCGATTCTGGAACCGCTGGGTTTCAGCCGTGATGCGCCGGCCGTGGATATCGTCCATCGCGGCGGCGACCGTACTGCTCGCTATGGCCGCACCGGCCACGTCGATGGTGCTGGGCAACAGCTTGCTGCGCCAGTTCGACTCCGCGCACGAGATCCGCGCCGGCGTCGCCGGGGCATCCCAAGCTCTCGGGCCCGGAGCGCTCGGTCCAATCCAGGTGATGGTGAGCTTCCCCGACGGCTCGGCGTCGGCACCCGAGCACAGCCAGACGTTGGCCGCCATCCGGCAGCGGATGGCCCAGGCCCCGCACATCGTCTCGGTGACCCCGCCGCAGTTCGCCGACGACAACAGCAGTGCTTTGCTGTCGGCGGTGTTGTCGGTCGATCCCGAGGACATGGGCGCCCGGCAATCCGTCGACTGGATGCGTGCCCAGCTCCCGCAGGTTCCGAATGAGGGCACCGCACGCGTCGACGTCGGCGGCCCGACGGCGCTGATCAAGGATTTCGATGACCGGGTCTCGGCGACCGAGCCGTTGGTGCTGCTGTTCGTCGCGGCCATCGCGTTCGTGATGTTGTTGCTGTCGATCCACTCGGTGTTCCTGGCCTTCAAAGGCGTGGTGATGACGCTGTTGTCGGTCGCCGCCGCCTACGGAAGCCTGGTCATGGTGTTCCAGTGGGGTTGGTTGCGCGATCTCGGGTTCGCCCACATCACGTCGATCGATAGCACGGTTCCCCCGCTGGTGCTGGCGATGACGTTCGGGTTGTCGATGGACTACGAGATCTTCCTGCTCACCCGGATCCGGGAACGCTTCCTGCACACCGGGAACACCCGTGACGCGGTCGCCTACGGCGTGAGCACCAGCGCCCGCACCATCACCAGCGCCGCCCTGATCATGATCGCGGTATTCATCGGCTTCGCGTTCGCCGGCATGCCGCTGGTCGCCGAGATCGGGGTGGCCTGCGCCGTCGCGATCGCGGTGGACGCCACCGTGGTGCGGCTGGTGCTGGTCCCGGCGCTGATGGCGATGTTCGCCCAGTGGAACTGGTGGCTGCCGGGTTGGCTGCGCCGTGTCTTGCCGTCGGTCGATTTCGACCGGCCGCTGCCCGAGGTCGACCTCGGCGACGTCGTCGTCATTCCCGACGACATCTCGGCGCTCACCGCGCCCAGCGCGGACGTGCGCATGGTGCTCAAGTCGGCGGCCAAGCTCAAGCACTTGGCGCCCGACGCCATCACGGTGGCCGATCCGCTGGCCTTCACCGGCTGCGGGCGCAACTGCAAGGGTGCCGACGAAGTCCGCGGCCAGGGCCCGGGACAGATTCCGCATCAGGTCAACATCGGTGACGGCGACGCCGTCGCGGTCACGCTCGGCGAGAAGAACGGCAGCAACGGTCAGACCAGGGCAGCATCCGGGGCCAAGAAGCTGGTCGACGGCCTGGCGTCGCGCAACGGCATCGCCCGGGCCATCCCGTGGGGCGATCGGCCGGTGCATCCGGTCACGCTGTGGCGGAGTCGGTTGTCGATTGCCATCGACGCGCTCGAGGCCGGTGCCCGCGACCGAAACCGGCCGCAATACGCGCGTCGCAGCCCGGTGGAAACCACCCACGTGCAATTGCCCACCGGCGATCGGCTGCAGGTCCCGACGGGTGCCGAGACGCTGCGCCTCAAGAGCTACCTGATCATGTCCCGTAACAGCAGCCGCGACTATGCCGAATTTGCTGACATGGTCGACACATTAGAACCGGAAACGGCCGCGGTGGTGCTCGCCGGAATGGACAGGTATTACTGTTGTCAACCGCCCAGGCAGCAATGGATCACCTCCCAGTTAGTCCGTCGACTAGCGGATCCGAATCCTTCCGATCTGCCTGACGCCGTCTCGGAACCGGACGCCAGGGCAGACTGGGATGACGTCAGGCAGCGCTGCCT
- a CDS encoding NYN domain-containing protein, with amino-acid sequence MSLAEETTAASAAAPAAPSGDDLGSLDTPPQRVLLVWDAPNLDMGLGSILGRRPTALERPRFDALGRWLLARTAEISAGRPGVIVEPEATVFTNIAPSSAEVVRPWVDALRNVGFAVFAKPKIDEDSDVDRDMLQHIELRRQEGLAALVVASADGQAFRQPLEEIARAGVGGSTPVQVIGFREHASWALASDTLDFVDLEDIEGVFREPLPRIGLDSLPDQGAWLQPFRPLSALLTTRV; translated from the coding sequence ATGAGCCTCGCAGAAGAAACGACCGCGGCAAGCGCCGCAGCGCCGGCAGCGCCGTCCGGCGACGATCTGGGCAGCCTCGATACGCCGCCGCAGCGCGTGTTGCTGGTATGGGACGCCCCCAACCTCGACATGGGGCTGGGCTCCATCCTGGGCCGGCGCCCGACCGCGCTGGAACGCCCCCGGTTCGACGCGCTGGGGCGTTGGCTGCTGGCGCGGACGGCCGAGATCAGCGCCGGGCGGCCGGGCGTCATCGTCGAACCCGAGGCCACCGTGTTCACCAACATCGCGCCGAGCAGCGCCGAAGTCGTTCGACCCTGGGTCGATGCGTTGCGTAACGTGGGGTTCGCGGTCTTCGCCAAGCCGAAAATAGATGAAGACAGCGATGTCGACCGGGACATGCTCCAGCACATTGAACTGCGGCGCCAAGAAGGGCTTGCGGCGCTGGTCGTAGCGTCCGCCGATGGACAAGCGTTCCGTCAGCCGCTGGAAGAAATCGCGCGCGCCGGGGTTGGTGGCTCAACCCCCGTTCAAGTGATCGGATTTCGCGAACATGCGAGTTGGGCACTAGCGTCGGATACCTTGGACTTCGTTGACCTGGAGGACATCGAGGGTGTTTTCCGGGAACCGCTGCCGCGGATCGGCCTAGATTCGCTGCCCGACCAGGGAGCGTGGCTGCAGCCGTTCCGGCCGCTGTCCGCGCTATTGACCACGCGTGTGTGA